In a single window of the Sesamum indicum cultivar Zhongzhi No. 13 linkage group LG16, S_indicum_v1.0, whole genome shotgun sequence genome:
- the LOC105178584 gene encoding uncharacterized protein LOC105178584, whose protein sequence is MDGFQQIGVPVVGILAAAALTFYVVSFAELREKSLKDIEEREESDGGGGFKSSLSSRVRRARRKAEKQSKS, encoded by the exons ATGGATGGATTTCAGCAGATTGGTGTTCCAGTTGTAGGAATTCTTGCAGCTGCTGCTCTTACTTTCTATGTCGTCAGTTTTGCTGAGCTCAGGGAG AAATCATTGAAAGATATAGAAGAAAGGGAAGAGAGTGATGGGGGTGGTGGGTTCAAGTCATCTTTGAGCTCCAGAGTGAGAAGGGCAAGAAGAAAGGCTGAGAAGCAGTCCAAATCTTGA